A genomic stretch from Helianthus annuus cultivar XRQ/B chromosome 1, HanXRQr2.0-SUNRISE, whole genome shotgun sequence includes:
- the LOC110895194 gene encoding uncharacterized protein LOC110895194: MADNGPWLDPHQNKKKNRLVKNGIQGKGNIIKFFISNLPEGCTPWELSEFVKVFGEVAGAYVAKKKDKFGNRFGFISFSNVRDVKDLERALNGTKMGNSKLKVNVARFAVENANLLEKPVEIKKGKKPEYIGVPQGNLQSRNQAFIKEGGGRLFSDLFQMGNQSTKGSSSMQHQEGTVVEVVESIVAFPELVGTAAVGRCVNLRILNNLYTLLVKAGVREFSLSYMGGLSMMIKFPCVESCNNFVGNRSLWQEWFSSVDCWRGQSFPFERIAWLKVVGVPIHLAVDEVYDSVARKFGKIVQGSERMPEDVDLLS, translated from the coding sequence ATGGCGGACAACGGTCCGTGGTTGGACCCTCATCAGAATAAGAAGAAAAACAGGCTCGTGAAGAATGGGATTCAGGGGAAAGGCAACATCATAAAATTTTTTATCTCGAACCTGCCTGAAGGGTGCACTCCATGGGAATTATCTGAGTTTGTGAAGGTGTTCGGGGAGGTGGCAGGGGCGTATGTCGCAAAAAAGAAAGACAAGTTTGGCAACAGATTTGGTTTTATCAGTTTCAGCAATGTCAGGGACGTTAAGGATTTGGAAAGAGCTCTGAACGGGACTAAGATGGGGAATTCGAAGCTTAAAGTGAACGTTGCTAGATTCGCTGTGGAAAACGCTAATCTTTTGGAGAAGCCTGTGGAGATAAAGAAGGGCAAAAAACCAGAGTATATTGGTGTCCCTCAGGGTAATCTTCAAAGTAGAAATCAAGCATTCATAAAAGAAGGAGGTGGGAGACTCTTTAGTGACTTATTCCAGATGGGTAATCAATCAACGAAGGGCAGTTCATCCATGCAGCATCAGGAAGGCACCGTGGTGGAAGTCGTTGAAAGCATTGTTGCGTTCCCGGAGTTAGTGGGTACGGCAGCGGTGGGGAGATGTGTAAATCTCAGGATCCTAAATAACCTGTATACTCTGTTGGTCAAAGCAGGTGTCAGGGAGTTTAGTTTGAGTTATATGGGTGGTCTTAGTATGATGATTAAATTCCCGTGTGTGGAAAGCTGTAACAACTTCGTCGGCAATCGGTCGTTGTGGCAAGAATGGTTTTCATCTGTTGATTGTTGGAGAGGGCAGTCCTTCCCGTTTGAAAGGATAGCTTGGCTCAAGGTGGTAGGAGTGCCTATTCACTTGGCGGTGGACGAAGTGTACGATTCGGTAGCTCGTAAATTTGGAAAAATCGTCCAAGGGTCTGAAAGAATGCCGGAGGACGTGGACTTGTTATCTTAA